The Spirosoma sp. SC4-14 DNA window AGACGGGTACCGATGTTGTAGTTCTGATTATCGGTCTGGTTGAGCACTTTATTAATAGTTGTCAGGTTGCGCCCAAAGTTCAGTTGCGAGTTGAGGTTCAGCGTAGCCTTGGTTTTCTTAAGTGGAAATCCAAAGTTGAAATACGAGCCGATATTCCGTCCACCCGTAAGGTTCTCGGGGCGAGTTGTCGTAATCAGCGTCTGCGTGTCTACTGTTTGGCTATATACAATCTGATTTTCGTAATACGAACCGTTGATGTTCAGATTGAGGTTAATGAAACTGCCCGGATTGAAATAATAGAACCCGGCATTAACGTTGTGTTCCAGTTGTGGCAGCAAATCGGGATTTCCTTCATTGATAAACAGTGGGTTACTGTTGTTGATAATGGGCTGCAGATCCCGCGAAGAAGGTATTCGGACATTAAGGCTATACCCCCCGTATAGATACCGATTGTTTTTCATGTCGTAGTTGAGCGACAAATTCGGTACGAACGTGGTAAAGGTTCGGTTGATTCGGTTAAAGGTGGGCGACGTTTGATCGGGTGCATATTTACCATCGAGTGTAAATTGCTGACCCGCCACTCCGGCCGACACATTCAATCCTTTGTAGGAATAGCGAACACTTGAGCCTAGCCGATTGTAGAGATAATTGTTTTGGTAATACCGGCTAAGGGAGTCATTGCGCGTACGTGTGGCATCGCCCACATCCAGCACATTCCGGTCAACTTCGTCGGTGCGAAGGCTGAAATTGTAAAACGTCTCCCAGAAAAATTTCTTAGCAAATGGTTCTACGAACTGCAAGCTAACTTTATACTCGTTACGCAGGCTGTTCGTACTCTGATCCTGCCGAATTATGCGGAGCATGTCGTTTGCGCTGGTTGCATCCAGAAACTCATTTCGGGCGTCCAGCCCCAGCGTAGCATCGTTCGTATTGATCTGATACGTAGCACTAGCCGCAAACGAACGGCCTTTTTTCTTGAACTTCAACCGATATAGTACCGTATTAGCCATACCAAACTGCCGTGCTGTGTTCAGGTTATTTGTACGATTTCGGGTCGAAAGAGCCTCCACTCCACTGGTTCCATTCGTCCGGTATAAATCCTGCAACGTCAGCAGGCTTGCATTTCCATTGTTCAGACGGGCATTGCTCAGCACAACCAGCGTATTGACCGAATCAATCATTTTTTCGTAACGCAGACTAATCCGGTGATTTCCATTAAAATTAACCTGATTGCTGGTTTCTTCTGTACGATATGAACCTGTCGACAAAAAGTTTTTTCGGTTTCGGATCGCATCCAGTTCCAGCCGGGTTTGGTTGTAGTAATAGCTGGTGCTAAGCTTGGTTTTCTTCGTATCGTAGTTGTAGTTAACCCCTCCGGCTACGTTGTTAGAAAAACCTCGCCCATCGCCCCCGCCAACAGGAATACCCAACGTTTCGTCGTCGTTGCCGAAATAAATGGATCGGCCGTTACCACCAAATCCAAAATCGGCGTTGTCGTTCCAGTTAAATGAATTACTGCCCCGAAAGTCCTGATAATCGTTGAACGACAAACCCTGCTGGTTGGTGTTGTTGGCCAGCCCAATAACCGAAAATTGGCGTTTCGAGTCGAATTTATTATAGTTTCCTTTGATTTCGCCACGTGCCGAAATATCGTTGGAGGCTGGCCCACCACCGGCACTTACTTTCCCGAAGCCCCCTTTTTTGAACTGCTCTTTCAGTTCCAGATTAACGGTTTTTTCTTTCTTTCCATCTTCAACACCCGTCAGTTTAGACTGCTCCGTTTTATCGTTGAAGACCTGCACTTTCGAAATAGCTTCGGCCTGCAGGTTTTTGGTAGCCAGCTTAGGGTCATTCCCGAAAAAGCTTTTCCCATCAACCGTTATTTTCTTTACCTCTTCGCCCTGCGCCCGAATGTTTCCATCCTGATCGATCTGTACACCAGGAAGTTTTCGGAGCAGGTCCTCTACCGTTGAACCAGGCGGCACTTTAAACGAACTGGCATTATACTCAATTGTGTCGCCCTTGATGGTCAGTGGTGCCTTTGCCGTTTTCACAACTACCTCAAGCAATTCTTTGGTAATCGGTTTCATCTTTAGCTCCCCCAGGTCGATGACAGATTCGCCCTTCGACTTAACCACGTGGTTATACGGAATAAAGCCAACAAACGAAATTTTGAGAATGTATTCGCCAGCCTTCACATTTCTTATTGAAAAGGCTCCTTTCTCATCTGCCCGTGTAAAATTGACCAGCGACGAATCTTTTGGGCTGAGCAGCATTACTGTCGATGAAGGTAGGGGTGCCGATGCGGTATCAACAGCGCGGCCCTGAAGCGTAAATCGGGAGGCATTTGAGGGGTTTTGGGCGTGGGTAGTGGCCGCCAACAGGCACAGTACGGCCAGCAGGAAAAGGTTTCTCATCGATGAACAGGTAAAGGTTGAACTGGTGTATCAAGAACAAATATAATCGGACTGCAACAAGTTGGTTACAAGATTAACGTTTTTTAACTAAATTTATAGTAGTAAACCTCGCAAACGGCTTAGGGTGCTCATAATGAGCGATTTTCATATCAGAATGTTGCTTGGTTTATGAGAAGAGATTCAAAAAGCAGCCGAATTCCACACAAGGGAGGTAATAATCTTTTAAACGGCAGCTTTAAACACATTCTTTAGGTTGCAGCTAATTAGGTGGCAGTTAAATTCTGCTCCAGCACAGCACGAATTGGGCGAGCTTTGAGCAGGCACTCCTCCCATTCCTGCTCAGGGTCGGCATCGTAGGTAATAGCACTCCCAACCGAAAAAGATGCATACTGGCTTCGCGCGTTATAGAGTAAGGTTCGGATAACAACGCTGAAATCAAAATCGCCTTCGGGTGTGATAAATCCGATAGCTCCAGAATAAACACCCCTCCGACTCACTTCCAGGGCATCGATCAGTTCCATCGACCGGATTTTCGGAGCGCCCGTCATACTACCCATCGGGAAAGCATGGCGGATGGCATCGGCCCAGCTAACCGAGTTGCGTAGGGTAGCCGAAACGGTCGAAATCAGTTGATAAACCGCCCGAAAACCATAAATCCCAAACAGTTCATCGACCCGCACTGAACCGGTTTCGGCACTGCGTGCCAGGTCGTTGCGTACCAGATCGACAATCATCAGATTTTCGGCACGTTCTTTCTCGGAGTTAAGAAGCTGATTGCGAAGAGCAGTATCTTCTTCGGCAGTTTGTCCTCGCCGGATAGTACCTTTTATAGGTTGCGAACGAAGGATAGAGCCTTGTTTTTTCAGGAATCGCTCCGGCGAAGCGCTTATAGCATATAAATCGCCCAGCTTCAGAAAAGCCGAAAACGGCATGGGCGACTGCTCATTCAGGGCCCGATAAACCCCAAACGGATCAAGTGTTGTCTGTTCGGCAAAAAACTCGATGCAATAGTTTAACTCATATACATCACCCGCCAGAATATGCTGCTGAATCTGGCGAACGGCATGAAGGTACTCATCCGAAGACACCCGACACTGTATGGACCCAACCCGGCTCCCCTTATAGGTGGGCAGCTCGGTCAGGCTAATGGCCCGAATAACCTCATCAACGCTGCCTTCGCCCGTAATGACAATTTCATTACTGAAGAAATCAATCACCCATTCGGGTTCAACAAAATATGCGTTGGGAAAGCCCAGATGGTCGGGATTTTGGCTCTCCAACGCTTCCAGTTCATTTTTCAGGTCATAGCCCAAATAGCCAACCAGATAGCCCGGTTGTTCCCGATGAGCAGCATATAGTTTCTGAAAGGTATCGGTGTCTGAACAGGAAACGACCCGTTTCGTCCCGACAAAAAGTCGGTTTGGAAATGGGTCGTTCGGGTAAGCAATGTTATTATTATTCAGAAAAGCGACAAAACCGTTTTCTGAGGTTTGCTGGGCGATGGCCCAATACAGGGCTTTCCACCGAAAATCGGGGTCATCAGCAATTGCATGAATCGGATTCATGTTTACTGCCGTATCAACCGCACATCAACGGCAATATCTTTTCCTTCGGCATTATGGCCAATGGTAAACTCTACTTCGTCGTCGATCTGCAATTCGTTGAAATCGGTATCGATCAGGCTTGTATAATGAAAAAACAGGTTATTGGGCGGGTAGTTGATAAACCCGTACCCTGTTTTCAGACTACGAATTGTACTAATCTTACGTCCTTCCGGATCATCGTCAATGGTATCGGCAATATTATAATTTGGTTCATCAGACGGGGAGTAGTTCTCAAACCCGTCTTCAGTCGAATAATCGGAATCAAAGCTACTACTAAAGCTACTGCCATTACTGCCAGCCAGCGTAAATGTAGGGCGGGATTGTTGCTGTTTAACAAACAGACTCTGAATAATTGTATCGTTACGGCGGCTTCGGTCATCGATCAGATCGTGCATTGCAACCGGATACGAGACTTCTTCCAGCAAATCCTGCGAAGTGCGGGTCACCTGCTTTTCGCCCTGTTCGTTCAAAAATTCAAAATCCCAGCTCAACACCATAATCCGCGAGCCTAGTGTATTGAGCTTACGAATCAGCGGAACATAGTCGCCATCGGATGTGATGAGAACAACAACATCAAATTTTTTATATTGAGCCAGTTCAAACGCTTCCAGCGCCAACCATACATCAATTCCTTTTTCCTGACGGTAGCCCTGATAGGTTTTTACCGGAAGATAATGGGTAACAACGCCTTCCGACATCAGAATATCGTCGAACAGGCGATCATAAAACAGTTGATTACCCCGCTGATTAGCTTCGTGAGCGTTCAAACGTCCTCTAAAATAATGAGCATCTACAATCTGGCATAAACGCTCATTCACTTCTTCTTCTTCGGCGACCTGGCGCCGGATAAATGCATGTAAACCCGATATACTAATCCGGCTGCGCCGTTCGTGAGAGTAGTTATAGTAGTTACTTACATGTAAAAAATAATTGCCGTCATAGAAAACCCCGATCCGGGTTAGTCTGGATGCATTTGCTGGCATAATTTGATTTGTAATTTATGTATCTATTCTATGGATTACTTTTTCGCACTTTACTTTTAGAATGATCGTTCAGATGGGATAGTCTTGTTTTACTAGATATATATAAGCGAGTTACGAACTGATAGGACTTTATTACGTATAAAACCAGAAGTCACAACCGAAATCCTACAAACAGTAAATACCGAAAACGCTAAGTTACGGCAAAATTAACACCTTTTCGCTTACAATCCGGTCTGTACGGTATCTTTGTCGGCCAGATATTTGTTATATGCGAAAAATTTTATTCATCGACCGGGATGGTACGCTCATTACGGAGCCACAACCCGATCAGCAGGTCGATTCATTAGCCAAACTCGATTACATTCCACGGGCCATTTCGGCCATGCGAAAAATTGCCGAAGACACTGATTATGAACTGGTCATGGTTACCAACCAGGATGGTCTGGGAACGGCGTCGTTTCCCGAAGAAACGTTCTGGCCTGCTCATAACAAAATGCTGGCAACGTTTGCCGGCGAAGGTGTTCAATTTTCCGCTGTTCATATCGACCGCCATTTTCCGCACGAAAAATCAACTACCCGTAAGCCGGGCATTGGCATGTTAACCCAATATTTCGGCGAAAACTATGACCTTACCAACAGTTATGTAATTGGCGACCGCCTGACCGATGTACAGTTAGCCGTCAATCTGGGTGCCAAAGCAATTCTATTTTTACCGCCCAATGGCCTTGCTTCCGTACAATCGGCCGATGTTTCGGGTATGACCGAAGTGATGCAGCAGGCAATTGCATTGACAACCGACGACTGGGACAAGATTTATGAATTTCTGCGGTTACCGGCTCGTAGAGCTACAGTAGAACGCAACACAAACGAAACGCAGATTCGGGTAATGCTGAACCTCGACGGTCGCGGAAAAGCCGATATCCATACGGGGCTAGGCTTTTTCGATCATATGCTCGATCAGGTAGCCAAGCATTCGGGCGCCGATCTGAGCATTCAGGTTCAGGGCGATCTGCATATCGACGAGCACCACACCATTGAAGATACGGCTCTGGCCCTGGGCGAAGCCTACCGACGGGCACTGGGCGATAAACGAGGCATTAGCCGGTATGGCTATCTGCTCCCTATGGACGAAGCGCTGGCTCAGGTGGCTATCGACTTTTCGGGACGCCCCTGGCTGGTTTGGGATGCCGAATTTCGACGCGAAAAGATCGGCGATATGCCAACCGAGATGTTTTTCCATTTCTTTAAGTCGTTCTCCGACACAGCCTTATGCAACTTGAATATAAAGGTTGAAGGCGATAACGAACATCATAAAATTGAAGCCATTTTTAAAGCATTTGCCAAGGCAATAAAAATGGCGGTTCGGCGCGATAGTAAAGAACTGGATAATCTGCCAAGCACGAAGGGAGTTTTATAATTGCAGTGCCGAATCCGGCAAAAGCCAATCGTTGATTTTTGTCTGATTTCGAGTGCCGAATATCCAATGTTATTGTACTTTTGCATCTGAATTCAACCGAACACAGACATGGATTTATCAACCCCATTAACAATTCTGTTCTATGTTGTCCTTCTGGCTGCTTCGTTCATCACTGGCCGCTGGTTGGAGCGCAACGACCGGAAGTACTAAATAGGTTTACGGTTTACAGTTTTCGGTTTCCTGTCGTTAGTCATTAAAAGACTGGGCTACCACCGGAAACTGTAAACTGTAACCGAAAACCGTAACATGTTTAATGCCCTTAGCCGTTGGTTGTTTACTATGGCCGGATGGCGGGTGGCAGGCTCTGTGCCGCACTTGCCAAAAGGAATATGGGCGGTAGCGCCCCATACCACCAACTGGGATTTTTTTGTCGGATTAGGTGTCCGTTCTGCCATTGGCGTATGGATTCAATATCTGGCCAAGAGTACACTATTTACTTGGTATGCGGGCTGGTTTTTTCGACTGCTGGGGGGCAAACCCGTTTATCGCGACAAATCGCACAACCTCGTCGATGCTACAGTTGACGTATTTAACGAGAATCCGTCGTTACACATCTGCATCACTCCCGAAGGTACCCGAAGTAACGTTTCCAAACTAAAAACCGGCTTTTACTACATTGCGCTCAAAGCGGGTGTACCAATCATTCCGGTTGGTTTCGACTGGCCTCGAAAGCTGGTTATTCTTGGAGAGCCTATTGTCGTTACGGGTAACTATGAAAACGACATGCTTCCGTTTTATAAGTTTTTCTCGCAGGTTCACGGAATAAAAAAAGACTGGTTAAAAGACTGGGAACAAACGGGTATCATGCACTAGCTGTTGCTCTCACCAGTTCCACCATTTTGCGGCCAGCCCGCTCCGATGCCCCTGGTTCTCCCATTTTTTGCCGGACATCGGCATATCCGGCCAGTTGTTCGGCCCGGTGCTGACCACCCGGTAAAACAGATCCTAATTCTTTCGAAACCAAATTAGCGGTAAAGTCGCTCTGAATCAGTTCTTTCACTACTTCATGCCCGGCAATCAGATTTACCAGCGAAATAAACGGAACCGCAATCAACCGTTTGGCTATAGCATATGAGACAGTTGTTGTTTTATAGCAAACTACCTGAGGAACATTGAACAAGGCCGTTTCGAGCGTTGCCGTACCTGACGTAACAAGTGCAGCCGTTGCATTATGAAGTAAGTCATAGGCTGCATCGTTGACTTGTTTCACATCAGGATACTTTTCCAGCAAACTGTTGTATAGAGATACAGGCAAATTGCTAACCGTTCCAACAACAAACTGATAGTCGGCAAACTGCCGACTTACCTCGAGCATCACGGGCAACATAACCATAATTTCCTGCCGCCGACTACCGGGTAGCAGCGCAACTACGGGGCGATTATCCAGGTTGAGCGTTGCACGAAAATCAGGGTTCGGTTTAAAATCGGCCAGCGCATCGAGTAGCGGATTACCCACATACTCGACTTCATACTCATAGTTGGCAAAAAACTCCGTTTCGAAGGGCAGAATAGTAAACAGCCGATCAACGTTTGCTTTAATTTTTAGGGCACGTCGCTGATTCCAGGCCCATACTTTTGGCGATATATAATAAAAAACCCGAATGCCATGCTGCCGGGCAAACCGCGCCATCCGCAAATTGAAACCGGCATAATCGATCAGAATGAGTGCATCGGGCCGATGAGCCAACAAATCGGCCTGACATTCGCGCATGATTTGCCGAATGGTTCCCAGATTTTTAACTACTTCCAGAAACCCCATAAAGGCCATATCGCGGTAATGACGCACCAGTACAGCACCGGCTTCCTGCATCTGTTCACCACCATATGCCCGACACTGTGCCTCCGAATCGTAATGCCGGATAGCCCGAATCAGATTGGCACCATGAAGATCGCCGGAACGTTCGCCAGCAATGAGGTAGTAGTTCATGTATGATGGGTATGATATAGGTATTTCACCTGTCTGCCGTGTGTCCTATAGCATACGCAAAAACCTATTCGCCGAAATAGTCGACGAAATTTTTGGGCGTTTCGTACAGACGAATCTGATGCAGATGAGCCTCTGTTACAGCACTCAGGGCACGTTCGAGAATTTTCCAGATTTCCATCACAAAAATCTCACAGCTGGCCATTTTCCCCTGCATGAAATCAACGTCAAGGTTGAGGTTTTTATGGTCAACTTTTTCAATCACTTCCCGCCGGATAATATCGCCCAATAGCTTCAGATCGATCACAAAGCCAGTATCAGGATCGGGTTCGCCTTTAACCGTAACGATTAGTTCGAAATTGTGCCCATGCCAGTTAATATTGGCGCATGGACCAAAAACTTCTTTATTCCGCTCTTCAGACCAGGCCGGGTTATAGAGCCGGTGAGCTGCGTTGAAATGTTCAATTCTATTAATGTATACCATTTGTCTGGTTTAGATAAGGCGGTTGCCAGAAACGCCGGTTTTTAAAAATCAGGGCACAAAGGTACGAACTCTTTGGGCGGAATAAAACTATCTCTTTGTGCCAAAAATCAGATACAGTCCAACAAGCCTATTATATGAAAAATACAATTTAATCATCAAATACGCTATTCCTTTGTTCATCTTTATCTTTGTATCTTTACAGCCAATTTCACTTCATTCGCCCTGACATTTTCCTCATTACACCAATCAAAACGTTTACCAAGAGCACTTTATGATTATCGTTACGGGGGCTGCTGGCTTTATCGGGAGTTGTTTAATAAACAAATTGAATCAGGAAAATTTCAATTTTATCATTGCTGTTGATGATTTTTCGGACCCGCGTAAAGAAGCTAATCTTACTGGTAAACGGATTCAGGAACGGGTAGATCGCGAAGATTTTTTTGGCTGGCTCGATAACAATTATCAGGAAATTGAATTCATTTTCCATATCGGAGCACGCACTGACACAACTGAATTTGACCGGCAAATTTTCGAACACCTGAACGTCGAATACTCAAAGCAAATCTGGAACCGATGTATCGACTATCAGATTCCGCTCGTATATGCCTCATCGGCGGCAACGTATGGCCTTGGTGAATTTGGCTACGACGATAATGAATCGGTGATTCCGCAGTTAAAGCCGCTGAATCCTTACGGCGATTCGAAGAATGAATTCGATATCTGGGCACTCGAACAGGAGCGTAAGCCTTTTTTCTGGGCTGGTCTTAAATTCTTTAATGTATACGGTCCTAACGAATATCATAAGGACCGGATGGCATCAGTAATTTTCCATGCCTACAACCAGATTTGCCAGACGGGACACATGAAACTATTCCGCTCGCACAACCCAAATTTCAGCGACGGTGGTCAGATGAGGGATTTCGTATATGTAAAAGATGTGGTTGAAGTCTGTTCATTCCTGATGCATCACCGGCGTAATTCGGGGATTTATAACTTAGGCAGCGGAAAAGCCCGTACTTTTCTCGATCTGGCTACGCTTACATTTCATGCAATGGGCCGCGATGCCGAAATCGAATTTATCGATACGCCGGCCGACATACGCGACAAATACCAGTATTTTACTCAGGCCAATATGTCGAAACTGCGATCGATTGGCTACGACCGCCCGTTTTTTTCGCTCGAAGAAGGTATTGCCGACTATGTAAGGAGCTACCTCAGCGAAGGAAATTATCTTTAAATAGTGTAACTGCCTGCTTACCACTTCCTGAAAATAAAAAATACGGCGATTACGATAAACGCAAAGCCTACAAGGTGATTCCACGCCAGCTTATCAGTCTTGAAAAAAAAGACAGTAATCAGGGTAAAAACCGTTAGCGAAACTCCTTCCTGAATTGTTTTCAGTTCAAACAGCGAAAAAGGCCCGCCTGTTTCGTTCGACCCGAGCCGGTTGGCTGGTACCTGAAAAATATATTCAAAGAAAGCCAGCCCCCAGCTTAACACCACAATTCCCCAAAGCGACAGCTTTGCAAGCATTGGGTACTGTTTGAGCTGCAAATGTCCATACCAGGCCAGTGTCATAAAAATATTTGATAACGTGAGTAACAAAACGCAATAGAGCCCTCTCATGGGTAAAATCAATCAATTTTTTTTGGTAAAGTTAACGTACTGATAAACTGGAAATTGGCCCAGCGAATAGCTAACTGTCCTTTGAGTAAGTTTGTTAGCTGATGGCTGATCCATAATCCCAATCCATGTCCTTCTTTAAGCGGATCGGCCCGAAAATAGGGCTGGATTAAATCAAGAACAGGGCCCGTTTCATTGTGGGTCTGATTTTGCACAACAACAACCGGAACGCTATCCCAGCGCAACAGCACAAACACAATACTGCCACCAACGGCATATTTTACAGCATTTTCGATTAAGTTGAGTAGCACCTGTTCAAGTTTAACCGGATCAGTCATAAGCATTTCAATCTCCTGATTTGGTACGTCAAGCTCAATTTTCACGTCATACTCGTCTGCAATACTTTGCAGTTGCCGAATGCAGTTTTTTACCAGCGAGGGCAAAGAAACCATCGCTTTTTTTAATGTACGGCGCTCTACATCGGGATGACTCAAGGTTAGAAACTCATCCAACAGCCGCGTAAGACGCCTTACGTCGTCCAGTTGTCCAGTTAATAATGAAACCG harbors:
- a CDS encoding 6-carboxytetrahydropterin synthase gives rise to the protein MVYINRIEHFNAAHRLYNPAWSEERNKEVFGPCANINWHGHNFELIVTVKGEPDPDTGFVIDLKLLGDIIRREVIEKVDHKNLNLDVDFMQGKMASCEIFVMEIWKILERALSAVTEAHLHQIRLYETPKNFVDYFGE
- a CDS encoding DMT family protein, with protein sequence MRGLYCVLLLTLSNIFMTLAWYGHLQLKQYPMLAKLSLWGIVVLSWGLAFFEYIFQVPANRLGSNETGGPFSLFELKTIQEGVSLTVFTLITVFFFKTDKLAWNHLVGFAFIVIAVFFIFRKW
- a CDS encoding NYN domain-containing protein; this translates as MPANASRLTRIGVFYDGNYFLHVSNYYNYSHERRSRISISGLHAFIRRQVAEEEEVNERLCQIVDAHYFRGRLNAHEANQRGNQLFYDRLFDDILMSEGVVTHYLPVKTYQGYRQEKGIDVWLALEAFELAQYKKFDVVVLITSDGDYVPLIRKLNTLGSRIMVLSWDFEFLNEQGEKQVTRTSQDLLEEVSYPVAMHDLIDDRSRRNDTIIQSLFVKQQQSRPTFTLAGSNGSSFSSSFDSDYSTEDGFENYSPSDEPNYNIADTIDDDPEGRKISTIRSLKTGYGFINYPPNNLFFHYTSLIDTDFNELQIDDEVEFTIGHNAEGKDIAVDVRLIRQ
- the pabB gene encoding aminodeoxychorismate synthase component I; this translates as MNPIHAIADDPDFRWKALYWAIAQQTSENGFVAFLNNNNIAYPNDPFPNRLFVGTKRVVSCSDTDTFQKLYAAHREQPGYLVGYLGYDLKNELEALESQNPDHLGFPNAYFVEPEWVIDFFSNEIVITGEGSVDEVIRAISLTELPTYKGSRVGSIQCRVSSDEYLHAVRQIQQHILAGDVYELNYCIEFFAEQTTLDPFGVYRALNEQSPMPFSAFLKLGDLYAISASPERFLKKQGSILRSQPIKGTIRRGQTAEEDTALRNQLLNSEKERAENLMIVDLVRNDLARSAETGSVRVDELFGIYGFRAVYQLISTVSATLRNSVSWADAIRHAFPMGSMTGAPKIRSMELIDALEVSRRGVYSGAIGFITPEGDFDFSVVIRTLLYNARSQYASFSVGSAITYDADPEQEWEECLLKARPIRAVLEQNLTAT
- the hisB gene encoding bifunctional histidinol-phosphatase/imidazoleglycerol-phosphate dehydratase HisB codes for the protein MRKILFIDRDGTLITEPQPDQQVDSLAKLDYIPRAISAMRKIAEDTDYELVMVTNQDGLGTASFPEETFWPAHNKMLATFAGEGVQFSAVHIDRHFPHEKSTTRKPGIGMLTQYFGENYDLTNSYVIGDRLTDVQLAVNLGAKAILFLPPNGLASVQSADVSGMTEVMQQAIALTTDDWDKIYEFLRLPARRATVERNTNETQIRVMLNLDGRGKADIHTGLGFFDHMLDQVAKHSGADLSIQVQGDLHIDEHHTIEDTALALGEAYRRALGDKRGISRYGYLLPMDEALAQVAIDFSGRPWLVWDAEFRREKIGDMPTEMFFHFFKSFSDTALCNLNIKVEGDNEHHKIEAIFKAFAKAIKMAVRRDSKELDNLPSTKGVL
- the rfaD gene encoding ADP-glyceromanno-heptose 6-epimerase; translated protein: MIIVTGAAGFIGSCLINKLNQENFNFIIAVDDFSDPRKEANLTGKRIQERVDREDFFGWLDNNYQEIEFIFHIGARTDTTEFDRQIFEHLNVEYSKQIWNRCIDYQIPLVYASSAATYGLGEFGYDDNESVIPQLKPLNPYGDSKNEFDIWALEQERKPFFWAGLKFFNVYGPNEYHKDRMASVIFHAYNQICQTGHMKLFRSHNPNFSDGGQMRDFVYVKDVVEVCSFLMHHRRNSGIYNLGSGKARTFLDLATLTFHAMGRDAEIEFIDTPADIRDKYQYFTQANMSKLRSIGYDRPFFSLEEGIADYVRSYLSEGNYL
- the lpxB gene encoding lipid-A-disaccharide synthase — protein: MNYYLIAGERSGDLHGANLIRAIRHYDSEAQCRAYGGEQMQEAGAVLVRHYRDMAFMGFLEVVKNLGTIRQIMRECQADLLAHRPDALILIDYAGFNLRMARFARQHGIRVFYYISPKVWAWNQRRALKIKANVDRLFTILPFETEFFANYEYEVEYVGNPLLDALADFKPNPDFRATLNLDNRPVVALLPGSRRQEIMVMLPVMLEVSRQFADYQFVVGTVSNLPVSLYNSLLEKYPDVKQVNDAAYDLLHNATAALVTSGTATLETALFNVPQVVCYKTTTVSYAIAKRLIAVPFISLVNLIAGHEVVKELIQSDFTANLVSKELGSVLPGGQHRAEQLAGYADVRQKMGEPGASERAGRKMVELVRATASA
- a CDS encoding 1-acyl-sn-glycerol-3-phosphate acyltransferase translates to MFNALSRWLFTMAGWRVAGSVPHLPKGIWAVAPHTTNWDFFVGLGVRSAIGVWIQYLAKSTLFTWYAGWFFRLLGGKPVYRDKSHNLVDATVDVFNENPSLHICITPEGTRSNVSKLKTGFYYIALKAGVPIIPVGFDWPRKLVILGEPIVVTGNYENDMLPFYKFFSQVHGIKKDWLKDWEQTGIMH
- a CDS encoding TonB-dependent receptor, encoding MRNLFLLAVLCLLAATTHAQNPSNASRFTLQGRAVDTASAPLPSSTVMLLSPKDSSLVNFTRADEKGAFSIRNVKAGEYILKISFVGFIPYNHVVKSKGESVIDLGELKMKPITKELLEVVVKTAKAPLTIKGDTIEYNASSFKVPPGSTVEDLLRKLPGVQIDQDGNIRAQGEEVKKITVDGKSFFGNDPKLATKNLQAEAISKVQVFNDKTEQSKLTGVEDGKKEKTVNLELKEQFKKGGFGKVSAGGGPASNDISARGEIKGNYNKFDSKRQFSVIGLANNTNQQGLSFNDYQDFRGSNSFNWNDNADFGFGGNGRSIYFGNDDETLGIPVGGGDGRGFSNNVAGGVNYNYDTKKTKLSTSYYYNQTRLELDAIRNRKNFLSTGSYRTEETSNQVNFNGNHRISLRYEKMIDSVNTLVVLSNARLNNGNASLLTLQDLYRTNGTSGVEALSTRNRTNNLNTARQFGMANTVLYRLKFKKKGRSFAASATYQINTNDATLGLDARNEFLDATSANDMLRIIRQDQSTNSLRNEYKVSLQFVEPFAKKFFWETFYNFSLRTDEVDRNVLDVGDATRTRNDSLSRYYQNNYLYNRLGSSVRYSYKGLNVSAGVAGQQFTLDGKYAPDQTSPTFNRINRTFTTFVPNLSLNYDMKNNRYLYGGYSLNVRIPSSRDLQPIINNSNPLFINEGNPDLLPQLEHNVNAGFYYFNPGSFINLNLNINGSYYENQIVYSQTVDTQTLITTTRPENLTGGRNIGSYFNFGFPLKKTKATLNLNSQLNFGRNLTTINKVLNQTDNQNYNIGTRLDLTPTEWLTFYGSANWGITGTRYSINAGQNQTIINNNYRGEMNLKLPADFYVNTTLNYRIYKNDRFGFHQQIPIWNASVYRILGKAKKAEIRLSAVDMLNRNIVVSQYAGQNYVQDERIQTLARYFMLSFTYNMRGVSAKMRRDGY